One Deinococcus radiotolerans genomic window carries:
- a CDS encoding HNH endonuclease: MTSRKDVPDTNRIARVAADLNAPRVLVLNASYEPLHVTSAKRAITLVQYGVAEILEDSEDVVRSPSTVMPVPSVIRLRRYVRRPRVHPVPFNRRNVLRRDTFTCQYCGSPEELTMDHVLPRSRGGRHTWENVVTACRTCNQRKGNRTPEEAAMPLRTRPRAPTFGVYAHGQFAHWQPQWTRYLGG, translated from the coding sequence ATGACTTCCAGAAAGGACGTGCCGGACACCAACCGAATAGCCCGGGTCGCTGCTGACCTGAACGCGCCGCGGGTGCTGGTGCTGAACGCGTCCTACGAACCGCTGCACGTCACCAGCGCCAAGCGGGCCATCACGCTCGTGCAGTACGGCGTGGCGGAAATTCTCGAAGACAGCGAGGACGTGGTCCGCTCGCCCAGCACAGTTATGCCGGTCCCCAGCGTCATCCGCCTGCGCCGCTACGTGCGCCGCCCCCGCGTGCACCCGGTCCCGTTCAACCGCCGCAACGTGCTGCGCCGCGACACCTTCACCTGCCAGTACTGCGGCTCACCGGAGGAACTCACCATGGACCACGTGCTGCCCCGCTCGCGCGGCGGCCGGCACACCTGGGAGAACGTCGTGACCGCGTGCCGCACCTGCAACCAGCGCAAGGGCAACCGCACGCCCGAGGAGGCCGCCATGCCCCTGCGCACCCGCCCCCGCGCACCCACCTTCGGCGTGTACGCCCACGGACAGTTCGCCCACTGGCAACCTCAGTGGACCCGCTACCTGGGCGGCTGA
- a CDS encoding ankyrin repeat domain-containing protein: MMIRRALMLATLLLSATSAQSVSPEELAGRLYRDASDGNVQAVQADLQGGAPVNFQLPQTRSTALMTAAQNGRTDVVAFLLAHGANPDLRDWHGQTALDFARTTGNARLIALLQGASGQATPAPTAPAARPATLPTASRPAPVGTTWPGFGAFRPWDAVQFWTATGWRAGTITAVGAAGPRSSRGAAPTERQYRIAQDAHPDWTPDWYDWGLVAHLSRAPYWTAFFLGD; encoded by the coding sequence ATGATGATTCGACGCGCGTTGATGCTCGCCACTCTGCTGCTGAGTGCCACCTCGGCCCAGTCGGTTTCCCCGGAGGAACTGGCGGGACGACTCTACCGGGACGCCAGTGACGGCAACGTGCAGGCCGTGCAGGCGGATCTGCAGGGCGGCGCGCCCGTGAACTTCCAGTTGCCACAGACGCGCAGCACGGCCCTGATGACGGCCGCTCAGAATGGCCGCACGGACGTGGTGGCGTTCCTGCTCGCTCATGGGGCCAATCCGGATCTCCGGGACTGGCATGGCCAGACGGCCCTGGACTTCGCGCGCACCACCGGGAACGCCCGGCTGATCGCGCTGCTTCAAGGGGCGTCCGGTCAGGCCACGCCAGCCCCAACCGCGCCTGCCGCCCGCCCCGCCACGCTCCCGACCGCATCCCGCCCGGCGCCGGTTGGCACGACTTGGCCTGGCTTCGGCGCGTTCCGACCGTGGGACGCGGTGCAGTTCTGGACCGCGACCGGCTGGCGAGCTGGGACGATCACCGCCGTGGGCGCAGCGGGACCGCGGTCGAGTCGCGGCGCCGCCCCGACAGAGCGGCAGTACCGGATCGCGCAGGACGCCCATCCGGACTGGACGCCGGACTGGTACGACTGGGGACTGGTCGCCCACCTCAGCCGCGCTCCTTACTGGACCGCGTTCTTCCTGGGCGACTAG
- a CDS encoding HD domain-containing protein — translation MNRDQAYELMVQHTPSVSLQRHMLNVEAAMRAYARHWGEDEDLYAVTGLLHDFDYEAHPDEHPNWGVAFLREHTDTPETVLDAIMGHAAYTGTPRESQLSKTLFAVDELTGLVQAAALVRPDKDVRQVELSSLKKRFKNRAFAAGVNRDEVEQGARELGVDLDEHMTRVLRAMQDMQPETQPA, via the coding sequence ATGAACCGGGATCAGGCGTACGAGTTGATGGTGCAGCACACGCCCAGCGTGTCGTTGCAGCGGCACATGCTGAACGTGGAGGCCGCGATGCGCGCCTACGCCCGCCACTGGGGCGAGGACGAGGACCTGTACGCGGTGACGGGCCTGCTGCATGACTTCGATTACGAGGCGCACCCGGACGAGCACCCTAACTGGGGCGTGGCGTTCCTGCGCGAGCACACCGACACCCCCGAAACCGTGCTGGACGCGATCATGGGACACGCGGCGTACACCGGCACGCCCCGCGAGTCGCAGCTGTCGAAGACCCTGTTCGCGGTGGATGAACTGACTGGGCTGGTGCAGGCCGCTGCACTCGTCCGCCCGGACAAGGACGTGCGGCAGGTGGAGCTGAGCAGCCTGAAAAAGCGCTTCAAGAACCGCGCGTTCGCGGCGGGCGTGAACCGCGACGAGGTCGAGCAGGGCGCGCGTGAACTGGGCGTGGATCTGGACGAGCACATGACGCGGGTGCTGCGTGCCATGCAGGACATGCAGCCCGAGACGCAGCCCGCCTGA
- a CDS encoding M24 family metallopeptidase, with amino-acid sequence MTSPITRMQQALAATSLDGWLVYDFQGLNPHARTVLNLPKEAFLTRRFFVWVPRSGQAVVLHNHIEGGTWGEITRTWDAERRAFGSHAELDAALRGVVAGRTLAMEYSPSGAVPYVSRVDAGTVERVRAAGAAAIETSADLLQSFLAWSADDLAAHERAVAVLMQAKDDAFRLIHERLQAAQPVTELDAQAVIMRQIEAAGMQAGHAVNVSFGVNAADSHYEPSPERHATLKPGECVLIDLWAQEPGRPFADVTWVGYAGQPTPAYQSAWAAVVAARDAALRTIVDGYAQAGWGEVQGWMADRAARDAMGSEWEPYFLHRTGHDLGVSIHGAGANLDDYETRDTRTLTPGLAVTIEPGTYPAAQGFGIRSEIDVYLDPQTGPRVTPDTQAAPFILGGAEDWAQVRARAYGQS; translated from the coding sequence ATGACCTCGCCGATCACGCGTATGCAGCAGGCCCTCGCCGCGACCAGCCTGGACGGCTGGCTGGTGTACGACTTTCAGGGCCTCAACCCGCACGCCCGCACCGTCCTGAACCTCCCGAAAGAGGCGTTCCTGACGCGGCGGTTTTTCGTGTGGGTGCCGCGCAGCGGTCAGGCGGTGGTGCTGCACAACCACATCGAGGGCGGCACGTGGGGCGAGATCACCCGCACCTGGGACGCCGAGCGGCGTGCGTTCGGGTCTCACGCGGAACTGGACGCCGCGCTGCGCGGCGTGGTCGCCGGGCGCACCCTGGCCATGGAGTACAGCCCCAGTGGCGCGGTGCCGTACGTGAGCCGCGTGGATGCCGGGACGGTCGAGCGGGTCCGGGCTGCCGGGGCCGCCGCGATTGAGACCAGCGCCGATCTGCTCCAGTCGTTCCTGGCCTGGAGCGCCGACGATCTGGCCGCGCATGAGCGGGCCGTGGCGGTTCTGATGCAGGCGAAGGATGATGCGTTCCGCCTGATTCACGAGCGCCTGCAGGCCGCTCAGCCGGTGACGGAACTGGACGCGCAGGCGGTGATCATGCGGCAGATCGAGGCGGCGGGCATGCAGGCCGGGCACGCCGTGAACGTGAGTTTCGGCGTGAACGCCGCCGACAGCCACTACGAACCTAGTCCGGAACGCCACGCCACGCTGAAGCCCGGCGAGTGCGTCCTGATTGACCTGTGGGCGCAGGAGCCGGGCCGACCGTTTGCGGACGTCACCTGGGTCGGGTACGCGGGTCAGCCCACGCCCGCGTACCAGAGCGCCTGGGCAGCCGTCGTGGCGGCCCGGGACGCGGCGCTGCGCACCATTGTGGACGGGTACGCCCAGGCCGGGTGGGGCGAGGTGCAGGGCTGGATGGCCGACCGCGCCGCGCGCGACGCCATGGGCTCCGAGTGGGAGCCGTATTTCCTGCACCGCACCGGGCACGACTTGGGCGTGAGCATTCACGGGGCGGGCGCGAACCTCGACGATTACGAGACGCGCGACACCCGCACCCTCACGCCCGGCTTGGCCGTGACCATCGAACCCGGCACGTACCCCGCTGCGCAGGGCTTCGGGATTCGCAGCGAGATCGACGTGTACCTCGACCCGCAGACCGGCCCGCGCGTCACGCCGGACACGCAGGCCGCGCCGTTCATCCTGGGCGGGGCAGAGGACTGGGCGCAGGTGCGGGCCCGCGCGTACGGTCAGAGCTGA
- a CDS encoding FAD-dependent oxidoreductase, which yields MEGLWPGLLAARSAEAPVRAYWPGNPFVLASYACYRVGQWTTIAGAEAEASGRLHFCGEHTSLDYQGYMEGGVESAERVVGEVLATTARHAARAPRLA from the coding sequence ATGGAGGGGCTGTGGCCGGGACTGCTGGCCGCCCGGTCCGCCGAGGCGCCGGTGCGGGCCTACTGGCCGGGCAACCCGTTCGTGCTGGCGTCGTACGCATGCTACCGGGTGGGGCAGTGGACGACCATCGCGGGCGCGGAGGCCGAGGCGTCCGGGCGCCTGCACTTCTGCGGGGAGCACACCAGCCTCGACTACCAGGGGTACATGGAAGGCGGTGTGGAGAGCGCCGAGCGGGTCGTTGGCGAGGTGCTGGCGACCACGGCCCGCCACGCGGCCAGGGCCCCCCGGCTGGCCTGA
- a CDS encoding SDR family oxidoreductase — MANLGSSTIMLTGAGGALATAIAQELDDAGAQMVLVGRGESLARAADRFPATEVLDLDLRDPSSIEALRRVKVDTLIHTVGAYDTQDAHKATETDYDAMFDANMRTLFHAVQGVLPHMLKQKDGLIMGVSAGQAASLSGPKAALYTASKSAVASYVLSLHDELKHKGVRGMVLYPMGAIDTPSNRDAGLSWDSMIDPRGLAKSVAHALTRPDRAHITEIKVYPDT; from the coding sequence ATGGCGAACCTCGGCTCCTCCACGATCATGCTTACGGGCGCGGGCGGCGCACTGGCCACCGCCATCGCGCAGGAACTCGACGATGCGGGCGCGCAGATGGTCCTCGTCGGACGCGGCGAGAGCCTGGCGCGCGCCGCTGACCGCTTCCCCGCCACCGAGGTTCTGGACCTTGACCTGCGTGACCCCTCCAGCATTGAGGCGCTGCGCCGGGTCAAGGTGGACACCCTGATCCACACGGTCGGCGCGTACGACACGCAGGACGCGCACAAGGCCACCGAAACCGACTACGACGCGATGTTCGACGCGAACATGCGCACCCTCTTCCACGCCGTGCAGGGCGTCCTGCCGCACATGCTCAAGCAGAAAGACGGCCTGATCATGGGCGTCAGCGCCGGGCAGGCCGCGAGTCTCAGCGGCCCCAAGGCCGCGCTGTACACCGCCAGCAAATCCGCCGTGGCGTCCTACGTGCTGAGCCTGCACGACGAACTGAAACACAAGGGCGTGCGCGGCATGGTCCTGTACCCCATGGGCGCCATCGACACGCCCAGCAACCGCGACGCGGGCCTCAGCTGGGACAGCATGATCGACCCGCGCGGCCTCGCCAAGAGCGTCGCCCACGCCCTCACCCGACCCGACCGCGCCCACATCACCGAGATCAAGGTCTACCCCGACACCTGA
- a CDS encoding GNAT family N-acetyltransferase yields the protein MTPSPPEIRTARLHLRPFTDADAPALTTLLSHPQIAAGMRSIPSPYPPGLALTWIHSRPDAARQGRSFSWAVTDRQGGQLLGSVTLSPDPDQPRAELGYWIGVPHHGRGYATEAARLTLDFGFGPLHLRRLHATVFPWNAASARVLDKLGFQCEGTLRHAAFRDAQPTDLILYSRLNTDPA from the coding sequence ATGACTCCCTCCCCGCCCGAGATCCGCACGGCCCGCCTGCACCTGAGGCCCTTCACGGACGCGGACGCCCCCGCCCTCACCACCCTGCTGAGCCACCCCCAGATCGCGGCGGGCATGCGGTCCATTCCCAGCCCCTACCCGCCGGGGCTGGCCCTCACCTGGATCCACTCCCGACCAGACGCCGCCCGGCAGGGCCGCAGCTTCTCCTGGGCCGTCACGGACCGCCAAGGCGGCCAGCTGCTGGGCAGCGTCACCCTCAGCCCCGACCCGGACCAGCCGCGCGCCGAACTCGGCTACTGGATCGGCGTGCCCCACCACGGCCGCGGGTACGCCACGGAAGCCGCGCGGCTCACGCTGGACTTCGGCTTCGGACCGCTGCACCTGCGCCGCCTCCACGCGACCGTCTTTCCCTGGAACGCCGCCTCCGCCCGCGTGCTCGACAAGCTGGGCTTCCAGTGCGAAGGCACCCTGCGCCACGCCGCCTTCAGGGACGCCCAGCCCACCGACCTCATCCTGTACAGCCGCCTGAACACCGACCCCGCCTAA
- a CDS encoding M20/M25/M40 family metallo-hydrolase has translation MTTQPDLRAHIERGLSDLADLVAIPSVSAQGRHLPDAAHAVQTLLEAEGFTVRQYPGQVAPILLAEAGEGPFTLLIYNHYDVQPEDPADLWDTPPFTLTERDGRLYGRGASDDKGELVSRLAGLRALKEQRGGTLPLKVKWLIEGEEEVGSPSLEAFIEAHAAELKADGVWWEFGSVTPEGRPVLYAGLKGIVCVELRCRVAASDLHSSNGAVVDNPLWRLAAAVASLRGPDGTVLIPGFHDDVRPPSQADLDAIAALPGTGEALRGTYDVTRTLGDSSEYHTRLNLKPVVNVNGFHGGYEGQGSKTVLPASGMVKLDFRLVPDQRPERIVELLRAHLDTQGFSDIEIIELESHQHPARSDLNHPFVKTAVQVARDVHGQEPILNPSSGGSGPMHPFMQHVGAPVVALGIGNVGGRVHAPNENILRRDFENGVRYAAALMAALADA, from the coding sequence GTGACCACACAACCCGACCTCCGCGCCCACATCGAACGCGGCCTTAGCGACCTCGCCGACCTCGTCGCCATTCCCAGCGTCTCCGCGCAGGGCCGCCACCTCCCCGACGCCGCCCACGCCGTCCAGACCCTGCTGGAGGCCGAGGGCTTCACCGTCCGCCAGTACCCCGGACAGGTCGCCCCCATCCTGCTCGCCGAGGCCGGAGAAGGCCCCTTCACGCTGCTGATCTACAACCACTACGACGTGCAGCCCGAGGACCCCGCAGACCTGTGGGACACCCCACCCTTCACCCTCACCGAACGGGACGGCCGCCTCTACGGCCGCGGCGCCAGCGACGACAAGGGCGAACTCGTCTCCCGCCTCGCCGGCCTGCGCGCCCTCAAGGAGCAGCGCGGCGGCACGCTGCCCCTGAAGGTCAAGTGGCTCATCGAGGGAGAAGAGGAGGTCGGCAGCCCCAGCCTCGAAGCCTTCATTGAGGCACACGCCGCCGAACTGAAAGCCGACGGCGTCTGGTGGGAATTCGGCAGCGTCACCCCCGAGGGCCGCCCCGTGCTGTACGCGGGCCTGAAAGGCATCGTCTGCGTGGAACTGCGCTGCCGCGTCGCCGCCAGCGACCTGCACAGCAGCAACGGCGCCGTCGTGGACAACCCCCTCTGGCGCCTGGCCGCCGCCGTCGCCTCCTTACGCGGCCCCGACGGCACCGTCCTGATCCCCGGCTTCCACGACGACGTCCGCCCCCCCAGCCAGGCCGATCTGGACGCCATCGCCGCCCTCCCCGGCACTGGCGAGGCGCTGCGGGGCACCTACGACGTGACCCGCACCCTGGGGGACAGCAGCGAGTACCACACCCGCCTGAACCTCAAACCCGTCGTGAACGTCAACGGTTTCCACGGCGGGTACGAGGGCCAGGGCAGCAAGACCGTCCTCCCCGCTTCAGGCATGGTGAAACTCGACTTCCGCCTCGTGCCCGACCAGCGCCCGGAGCGCATCGTGGAACTCCTGCGCGCCCACCTCGACACGCAGGGCTTCAGCGACATCGAGATCATCGAGCTGGAGAGCCACCAGCACCCCGCCCGCAGTGATCTGAACCACCCCTTCGTGAAAACCGCCGTACAGGTCGCCCGCGACGTCCACGGCCAGGAACCCATCCTCAACCCCAGCAGCGGCGGCAGCGGCCCCATGCACCCCTTCATGCAGCACGTCGGCGCGCCCGTCGTTGCACTGGGCATCGGCAACGTCGGCGGCCGCGTCCACGCCCCCAACGAGAACATCCTGCGGCGCGACTTCGAGAACGGCGTCCGCTACGCCGCCGCGCTCATGGCCGCCCTGGCCGACGCCTAA
- a CDS encoding LacI family DNA-binding transcriptional regulator: MTRNVTIRDIAREAGVSISTVSRALNGQVPVAPDKRQRVLDATHRLGYEPNAAAQGLVRGRTMTVGVLTQDIASPFYSEVSRGIDVGLAGSGYQPIFVNGHWEIQDEAAAITALTRRQVDAVIVLGGRLDARQLRDLHARVPLVVVGRQVPGLEDACLSVDNVQGAFLATTHLLQLGHRRIAHVAGIPSQRDAVDRLEGYRLALAEAGVPFDPALVFEGDFNEASGILAVEHWLGRAAHFSAVFAANDQMAYGVQLGLYRRGMRVPDDVSLVGFDDLPASQFTLPPLTTVHHPAREMGARAAGHLLSRLNDPDAPVALPQLPITLSVRESVRFARSP; encoded by the coding sequence ATGACCCGGAACGTCACCATCAGAGACATTGCGCGCGAGGCCGGCGTGTCGATCAGCACGGTCTCCCGCGCCCTGAACGGACAGGTGCCCGTCGCGCCGGACAAGCGCCAGCGCGTGCTGGACGCCACGCATCGCCTGGGCTACGAACCGAACGCCGCCGCGCAGGGCCTCGTGCGCGGCCGCACCATGACCGTGGGCGTCCTGACGCAGGACATCGCCAGTCCGTTCTACAGCGAGGTCTCCCGCGGGATTGACGTGGGGCTGGCGGGCAGCGGGTACCAGCCGATCTTCGTGAACGGCCACTGGGAGATCCAGGACGAGGCGGCCGCGATCACCGCGCTGACGCGACGGCAGGTGGACGCCGTGATCGTGCTGGGGGGCCGCCTGGACGCTCGGCAGCTGCGGGACCTGCACGCCCGGGTGCCGCTGGTCGTGGTGGGGCGGCAGGTGCCGGGCCTGGAGGATGCCTGCCTGAGCGTGGACAACGTGCAGGGCGCGTTCCTGGCCACCACGCACCTGCTTCAGCTGGGGCACCGGCGGATTGCTCATGTGGCGGGCATTCCGTCGCAGCGGGACGCGGTGGACCGCCTGGAAGGCTACCGGCTGGCGCTGGCCGAGGCGGGCGTGCCGTTCGACCCGGCGCTGGTGTTCGAGGGGGACTTCAACGAGGCGAGCGGCATCCTGGCCGTCGAGCACTGGCTGGGCCGCGCGGCGCACTTCTCGGCGGTGTTCGCGGCGAACGATCAGATGGCGTACGGGGTGCAGCTGGGCCTGTACCGGCGCGGCATGCGCGTACCGGACGACGTGTCACTGGTGGGCTTCGATGACCTGCCTGCGTCGCAGTTCACGCTGCCGCCCCTGACGACCGTGCATCACCCCGCGCGGGAGATGGGGGCGCGGGCGGCCGGGCACCTGCTGTCGCGCCTGAATGACCCGGACGCCCCGGTGGCGCTGCCGCAGCTGCCCATCACGCTGAGTGTGCGGGAATCCGTGCGGTTCGCCCGCTCCCCCTGA